A section of the Subtercola frigoramans genome encodes:
- a CDS encoding UrvD/REP family ATP-dependent DNA helicase, which yields MDHEPEPEADADTLPGPEAKRTGLDASQRSVLEVPVGDTVAVIGAPGSGKTTVLVELVADRVKRFGFAPSEIVVLTPTRQAATRLRDILALRLASPTNGPLARTVNSLAFQIVQAQAARTGAAAPALLTGAEHDRIIAELIQGHLETDTGPEWPDPLRPEVRVLRGFRTELRELMMRATENGVSPVQLADLGRRHGVAEWVAAGEFAAEYQQVVSSFRDSYLDSAELIAEARLVVARGEAEVLRGVRLVVVDDFPELSSGAVNFLSTLARSGVAIVAFGDPDMASASFRGGSTDSLGRLASVLAVATAPTIYLQGVYRHGPGIRSLIQRATARIGAAAAGRQRAALSLGGRDDPHVDQGRGESQGAGVTAAPAGIDNSVVRIEATSSAAEVAQIAQLLREHHLLRGVPWREMAVVVRSGGAISSFARGLALAEVPTATTTGGRALRDDYSARHLVTVISVATGVQELDDETITELLLGPFGGLDAVSLRRLRLSLRHEELAGGGNRSAELLLREALEAPGRLVTIDSSPARRVARLADSLAVVRSMHASGASIEELFWSAWSRSALPELWLAQSRGSGILADEANRNLDGIVGLFTAAKRFVERSPHRPATEFLIDVRESEVPEDSLSPRSAGDSVLVSTPTGVVGVQVKVVVIAGLQEAVWPNLRLRGSLLHPDRLSAVVAGLPPATQHAPDQHISGQVAAAIDDRAEVMGDELRMFVLAASRATMQTVLSCVANDDEQPSPFLRLAPEAPVIGRGGTNGSPVATHPLTLRALTGTLRRELAVTGAPEAATALARLAAEDVPGAHPTSWYGLLDPSTMEPLADLDNPEVFVDVSPSKLETFEKSPLAWYIDKVSGSTFGMAASIGTIVHSVMEEVATMPQPDLSVTALWSLLEQRWNELDFESLWLAERERRRTFRRVEGLSEYLKEFERSGGELVGGEAGFSVEVGRARLRGTIDRLERGPDGVVSVVDLKTGGSAPSALGVAEHAQLGSYQLALLAGAVTPASNETRAESPAESPAESRAESRAESKTESRSGPVVIDPSQNGGAVLLYVALSAGAGSKKVLYKLLTQPPLDSDSEQFFRGRIERAALGMAGTVFPGRDGLGDRDPHGSWRYRIHLVKAVSS from the coding sequence AGTGGGCGATACGGTCGCCGTCATCGGAGCGCCCGGCTCGGGCAAGACGACCGTGCTTGTCGAACTCGTTGCCGATCGAGTGAAGCGGTTCGGGTTCGCGCCCTCAGAGATCGTTGTGCTCACCCCGACGCGACAGGCCGCAACCCGGCTGAGAGACATTCTCGCCCTGAGGCTGGCGTCGCCCACGAACGGCCCGCTCGCCCGAACGGTGAATTCTCTCGCCTTCCAGATCGTGCAGGCACAGGCCGCCCGAACAGGGGCCGCGGCGCCCGCTCTGCTCACTGGCGCGGAGCACGACAGGATCATCGCCGAACTCATCCAGGGCCACCTCGAAACCGATACGGGCCCCGAATGGCCCGATCCGCTGCGACCTGAAGTGCGGGTGCTTCGCGGTTTCAGAACAGAGCTCCGAGAACTCATGATGCGTGCCACCGAAAACGGGGTCTCGCCGGTACAGCTTGCCGATCTCGGTCGGCGACACGGCGTCGCTGAGTGGGTGGCAGCTGGCGAATTCGCCGCGGAATACCAGCAGGTCGTCTCGAGCTTTCGTGATTCGTACCTCGATTCTGCAGAGTTGATCGCGGAGGCTCGCCTGGTGGTTGCGCGCGGTGAGGCCGAGGTGCTCCGCGGTGTGAGACTCGTCGTCGTCGACGACTTCCCCGAGCTTTCGAGTGGGGCCGTGAATTTTCTCTCGACTCTCGCGCGCAGTGGAGTCGCCATCGTCGCCTTCGGCGATCCCGACATGGCGAGCGCGAGCTTTCGCGGCGGTTCGACCGACAGCCTGGGGCGCCTGGCCTCGGTGCTCGCCGTTGCGACAGCGCCCACGATCTACCTGCAGGGTGTCTACAGGCATGGCCCGGGCATCCGGAGTCTGATTCAGCGAGCGACAGCGCGCATCGGTGCTGCGGCGGCCGGGCGCCAGCGGGCAGCGCTGAGTCTCGGTGGCCGCGATGACCCACACGTTGACCAGGGGCGCGGAGAGTCTCAGGGTGCGGGAGTGACAGCTGCGCCGGCCGGCATAGACAATTCTGTCGTGCGTATCGAAGCGACGTCGTCTGCCGCTGAGGTGGCACAGATCGCCCAGCTTCTGCGGGAACATCACCTCCTGCGGGGAGTCCCGTGGCGAGAGATGGCAGTCGTCGTGCGATCGGGTGGTGCGATCTCGTCGTTCGCCAGGGGACTGGCGCTGGCCGAGGTACCGACGGCCACCACAACGGGCGGCCGTGCACTGCGCGACGACTACTCAGCCCGGCATCTCGTCACCGTGATCTCTGTCGCGACGGGAGTGCAGGAGCTCGATGACGAGACCATCACCGAGCTGTTGCTGGGGCCGTTCGGTGGCCTCGATGCCGTGTCGCTGCGGCGGCTGCGGCTCTCACTGCGCCACGAAGAGCTGGCGGGTGGAGGCAATCGCTCAGCCGAGCTGCTGTTGCGGGAGGCCCTTGAGGCACCCGGTCGTCTTGTCACCATCGACTCCTCGCCCGCACGCAGGGTCGCACGCCTGGCCGACAGCCTGGCTGTCGTCAGGAGCATGCATGCAAGCGGAGCCAGCATCGAGGAGTTGTTCTGGTCGGCCTGGAGCCGGAGCGCGCTCCCCGAACTCTGGCTGGCTCAATCCAGGGGCTCGGGAATCCTGGCAGACGAGGCCAACCGCAACCTCGACGGCATCGTCGGCCTGTTCACAGCGGCGAAGCGCTTCGTCGAGCGAAGCCCCCACCGCCCCGCAACCGAGTTCCTGATCGACGTTCGCGAGAGCGAAGTGCCAGAGGACTCTCTCTCACCCCGTTCTGCCGGTGATTCAGTACTCGTCTCCACGCCGACTGGCGTAGTCGGGGTCCAGGTGAAGGTCGTTGTGATCGCCGGCCTCCAGGAAGCCGTCTGGCCGAATCTTCGTCTTCGCGGTTCGCTGCTGCACCCCGACCGGCTGAGCGCTGTTGTAGCTGGCCTTCCCCCTGCCACTCAACACGCTCCTGATCAACACATCTCGGGGCAGGTGGCTGCCGCGATCGATGACCGCGCCGAGGTGATGGGCGACGAATTGCGGATGTTCGTGCTCGCGGCCTCCCGGGCCACCATGCAGACCGTGCTCAGTTGCGTCGCGAACGACGACGAACAGCCGTCCCCGTTCCTTCGGCTCGCTCCCGAGGCTCCGGTGATCGGTCGTGGTGGAACCAACGGCTCCCCTGTTGCCACACACCCCCTGACCTTGCGGGCCCTGACGGGCACCCTGCGCCGGGAACTCGCCGTGACGGGTGCCCCCGAGGCGGCGACAGCACTCGCTCGTCTCGCCGCAGAAGACGTGCCCGGTGCGCATCCGACGAGTTGGTATGGGCTGCTCGACCCGTCGACGATGGAGCCCCTCGCCGACCTCGACAATCCTGAGGTGTTCGTCGATGTCTCGCCCTCAAAGCTCGAGACCTTCGAGAAATCGCCTCTGGCGTGGTACATCGACAAAGTCTCCGGCAGCACGTTCGGCATGGCGGCCAGTATCGGAACGATCGTGCACTCGGTGATGGAAGAGGTGGCGACAATGCCCCAGCCAGACCTGAGTGTGACTGCACTCTGGTCTCTACTCGAACAACGCTGGAATGAGCTCGACTTCGAGTCACTGTGGCTCGCTGAGAGAGAACGTCGGCGCACGTTCCGGCGCGTGGAGGGTCTCTCCGAGTATCTCAAGGAGTTCGAACGAAGCGGAGGGGAGCTGGTCGGTGGCGAAGCCGGATTCAGCGTGGAGGTCGGTCGTGCGCGGTTGCGCGGAACGATCGACCGTCTCGAGCGCGGTCCGGATGGTGTTGTCAGCGTTGTCGACCTGAAGACCGGTGGTTCCGCTCCGTCTGCATTGGGCGTGGCCGAGCACGCACAGCTCGGTAGCTACCAGCTCGCACTTCTCGCGGGGGCTGTCACACCCGCGTCGAATGAGACTCGAGCAGAATCTCCAGCAGAATCTCCAGCAGAATCCCGAGCAGAATCCCGAGCAGAATCCAAAACGGAGTCGCGAAGCGGGCCCGTCGTCATCGACCCGTCGCAGAACGGCGGAGCCGTGTTGCTCTACGTGGCCCTCAGTGCCGGCGCAGGATCGAAGAAAGTACTCTACAAGCTGTTGACCCAGCCACCCCTCGACTCCGATTCAGAGCAGTTCTTCCGCGGCCGCATCGAGCGCGCTGCGCTCGGCATGGCCGGAACCGTCTTCCCCGGCCGTGACGGTCTCGGCGATCGTGACCCCCACGGCTCCTGGCGCTACCGGATCCACCTCGTGAAGGCAGTCTCCTCGTGA
- a CDS encoding ATP-dependent DNA helicase translates to MISALEIAGKLGLPAPTPQQQAVIEAPLSPSIVIAGAGSGKTETMANRVVWLVANNLVPVSEILGLTFTRKAAGELSQRIRSRLDQLAAAQRSDAAERGDPGSFNVAAPFGDAGLSGRASQPTIAAFDPFDPFDPFDAPTVATYNSFANSIFRDNALLIGREGDSGILSEASAWQMARKIVTSSTDDRLITLDKPIDSLTEAVLSLSRAMSENVVSPTEVVALAADFEQLADLPTGSTRVKTLNASLRDAIVSVQALPVLVDLAEQYSAEKIRRGFVEYSDQVALALAITERVPRVIPDYRGRFRVILLDEYQDTSVVQTRLLSQLFGGQPVMAVGDPHQSIYGWRGASAANLATFAVDFTGRRDGAESFALSTSWRNPLRVLDVANTLVAPLTAASAIAVERLEARPDAGTGVVDAFYGETVTDEAEAVSRWLKYQLAIPDAKGGVRSAAMLCRSIKKIDAFTTALAEHGVPFHVLGLGGLLEEPAVADLVSALRVIYYPAAESELVRLLTGARWRVGLRDVLVLSRVASWLAERDHHFATLDPGVKQRLRNSVVADETRSLVDAVDFVATAPAGHRMLDGFSEAGVSRIRQAGSQLAFLRTRTGLDLLDLVNLVTQELLLDIEVAANERSYLGQASLDAFSEQVTAFVAADATAGLGVFLSWLEEAEKRDKLSPRSEEPEPGTVQILTIHGAKGLEWDVVAVPRMVEDELPGKVQSKQGWLAFGELPFEFRGDAAELPFLPWRSCDTQAEFATAKSEFNDEIVDRYAEEQRRLIYVAVTRARQSLLLSGSFWSIQTQPRGPGLFLTELADHRLITKDALPDAPQNDQNPLPESVRLVPWPSDPLGSRQARVNAAAELVLSADPTIVTEWSTDIDLLLAERAASAAGEPLAVPVRVAASRFKDYVGDTPAVLRQLRRPMPERPYRQTRLGTRFHTWVENRYGIIGGSEQLDASLLELDTDEALDSDGLLVATRIPDTAEDEALQALQATFEASEWAGLAPVDVEIEIHLALGGHIVVCKIDAVFDRGGRYQIVDWKTGRAPVDAADLEAKQLQLALYRLAYSKWRGIEPELIDAVFYFVAVDEVIAPVRVYSETELLRLWEAVEAQV, encoded by the coding sequence ATGATCAGCGCGCTCGAAATCGCCGGCAAGCTCGGTCTCCCTGCACCCACTCCGCAGCAACAGGCGGTGATCGAAGCCCCCCTCTCCCCGAGTATCGTGATCGCCGGCGCCGGCAGCGGCAAGACCGAGACGATGGCCAACCGGGTGGTCTGGCTCGTGGCCAACAACCTCGTTCCGGTGTCGGAGATCCTTGGCCTGACCTTCACACGGAAGGCGGCCGGGGAACTCTCGCAGCGCATCCGGTCACGCCTCGACCAGCTCGCGGCAGCGCAGCGCAGTGATGCAGCAGAGCGCGGCGATCCGGGGTCGTTCAACGTGGCAGCGCCATTCGGCGATGCCGGGCTGTCCGGCCGCGCATCGCAGCCTACAATCGCAGCGTTCGATCCGTTCGATCCGTTCGATCCGTTCGACGCTCCGACCGTGGCCACGTACAACTCCTTTGCCAACAGCATCTTTCGGGACAACGCGCTGCTCATCGGCCGCGAGGGTGATTCGGGCATCCTGAGCGAAGCGTCTGCCTGGCAGATGGCGCGAAAGATCGTGACGAGCAGCACGGATGATCGGCTCATCACCCTCGACAAACCGATCGACTCGCTCACCGAGGCCGTCTTGTCGCTCAGCCGTGCCATGAGCGAGAACGTGGTCTCGCCTACTGAGGTCGTCGCGCTCGCCGCCGACTTCGAGCAGCTCGCCGACCTGCCGACGGGCTCGACACGAGTGAAGACACTGAACGCCTCGCTGCGCGATGCGATCGTCTCTGTGCAGGCGCTGCCGGTTCTCGTCGATCTGGCCGAGCAGTACTCCGCCGAGAAGATCCGGCGCGGCTTCGTCGAGTACTCTGACCAGGTCGCGCTCGCTCTCGCGATCACCGAACGGGTGCCACGGGTGATCCCCGACTATCGCGGTCGATTCCGCGTGATCCTGCTCGACGAATACCAGGACACGAGTGTCGTTCAGACCAGGCTCCTGTCGCAGCTCTTCGGTGGCCAGCCGGTCATGGCTGTGGGTGACCCGCATCAGTCGATCTATGGCTGGCGCGGCGCAAGTGCGGCCAACCTGGCGACGTTCGCGGTGGACTTCACGGGCAGGCGCGACGGCGCCGAGTCTTTCGCGCTCTCGACCAGTTGGCGAAACCCGCTCCGCGTTCTCGACGTCGCCAACACCCTCGTCGCACCCCTCACGGCGGCCTCTGCCATTGCCGTCGAGCGGCTCGAGGCGCGCCCCGATGCCGGCACGGGTGTTGTCGATGCGTTCTACGGCGAGACGGTCACCGACGAGGCCGAGGCTGTCTCCCGATGGCTCAAGTACCAGCTCGCGATCCCCGATGCGAAGGGCGGTGTGAGGTCAGCAGCCATGCTGTGCCGTTCGATCAAGAAAATCGACGCCTTCACGACCGCGCTGGCCGAACACGGCGTGCCGTTTCACGTGCTGGGGTTGGGTGGCCTCCTCGAGGAGCCGGCCGTCGCCGACCTCGTTTCAGCGCTGAGGGTCATCTACTATCCAGCGGCCGAATCCGAACTGGTGCGGCTGCTCACCGGCGCCCGATGGCGGGTCGGTCTTCGCGACGTTCTCGTTCTCAGTCGAGTGGCCTCGTGGCTCGCCGAACGCGATCATCATTTCGCCACCCTTGATCCGGGCGTGAAACAGCGCCTGCGCAACTCGGTGGTCGCCGACGAGACGAGATCGCTGGTCGACGCCGTCGACTTCGTGGCGACGGCACCTGCGGGTCACCGTATGCTCGACGGATTCAGTGAGGCGGGGGTCTCCCGCATCCGCCAGGCGGGGTCCCAGCTCGCGTTTCTGCGCACCCGCACGGGCCTTGACCTGCTCGACCTGGTGAACCTCGTCACCCAGGAGCTCCTGCTCGACATCGAGGTCGCAGCGAACGAGAGGTCGTATCTCGGCCAGGCCAGTCTCGATGCCTTCTCGGAGCAGGTCACGGCGTTCGTCGCCGCGGATGCGACCGCGGGCCTCGGCGTCTTCCTGTCGTGGCTCGAAGAGGCCGAGAAGCGCGACAAACTCTCCCCTCGGTCGGAGGAGCCAGAACCCGGCACCGTGCAGATCCTCACCATCCACGGCGCCAAGGGCCTGGAGTGGGACGTCGTCGCGGTGCCGCGAATGGTCGAAGACGAGTTGCCCGGCAAGGTCCAGAGCAAACAGGGGTGGCTGGCCTTCGGCGAACTTCCGTTCGAATTCCGGGGCGACGCCGCTGAACTGCCCTTTCTGCCATGGCGCAGCTGCGACACCCAGGCCGAGTTCGCCACCGCCAAGTCGGAGTTCAACGACGAGATCGTCGATCGGTACGCCGAAGAGCAGAGACGACTCATCTACGTCGCGGTGACCCGTGCGAGGCAGAGCCTCCTGCTGAGCGGCTCGTTCTGGTCGATCCAGACCCAGCCACGCGGGCCCGGCTTGTTTCTCACCGAACTCGCCGATCACAGGCTCATCACGAAGGATGCCCTTCCCGACGCCCCCCAGAACGACCAGAATCCGCTGCCCGAGTCGGTGCGGCTCGTGCCCTGGCCCAGCGATCCGCTGGGCTCCCGACAGGCGAGGGTCAATGCTGCGGCAGAACTCGTGCTGAGTGCTGACCCCACGATCGTGACCGAGTGGTCGACCGACATCGATCTGCTGCTCGCTGAACGCGCGGCCTCAGCGGCGGGCGAGCCCCTGGCCGTGCCCGTGCGGGTTGCCGCCTCCCGGTTCAAGGACTACGTCGGAGACACGCCCGCCGTGCTGCGGCAGCTCCGGCGCCCGATGCCGGAGCGCCCCTACCGCCAGACCAGGCTGGGCACGCGCTTTCACACCTGGGTGGAGAACCGGTACGGCATCATCGGGGGGTCTGAGCAACTCGATGCGTCGCTGCTCGAGCTCGACACCGACGAAGCGCTCGACAGCGACGGGCTCCTGGTCGCGACGCGAATCCCCGATACGGCCGAAGACGAAGCGTTGCAGGCTCTCCAGGCGACCTTCGAGGCATCGGAATGGGCGGGTCTCGCCCCGGTCGACGTCGAAATCGAGATCCACCTGGCGCTGGGCGGTCACATAGTCGTGTGCAAGATCGATGCCGTCTTCGATCGGGGCGGCCGCTACCAGATCGTCGACTGGAAGACCGGGCGTGCCCCGGTCGACGCAGCCGATCTCGAAGCGAAGCAACTGCAGCTGGCGCTATACCGACTCGCGTACTCGAAGTGGCGCGGAATCGAACCCGAACTCATCGACGCTGTCTTCTACTTCGTGGCTGTCGACGAGGTCATCGCACCCGTTCGGGTCTACTCGGAGACTGAACTCCTCAGACTCTGGGAGGCCGTCGAGGCTCAGGTGTAG
- a CDS encoding phosphotransferase, protein MARSSLTLAALATAAVAGLDVVSTSPLSTGQSGRYDSALLQARGGDRFVVRVPTADEAEREQSGDLVALRALTGGSRSRLPFAAPEFVGQAPIAQIPSPQTSSSQTRGMVYNYIEGRPATLASLDDSIELAESFGRAIASIHSLPTSVVTDAGLPVFSATESARVARTSKDRATATGKVPTELLTRWSLALEDSALWQFQPTVIHGSLGPESFLIAGDRVTGILDWSNFKVGDPASDLYWLSSVSREESATRVFSGYNVARSGPVDRQLRKRARLYAELEIAKWLVHGYDLRDSLIVDDAVGMLAGLATTAQSDLLNPLSTDTGRVMAVDEVEEMLARTPRSETVTARDHANAARISEDD, encoded by the coding sequence ATGGCCAGATCCTCTCTCACTCTAGCCGCGCTCGCGACCGCGGCCGTCGCCGGGCTCGATGTCGTGTCGACCTCGCCTCTCTCAACCGGCCAGTCCGGCCGGTACGACTCAGCACTGCTGCAGGCCAGGGGTGGCGACAGGTTTGTCGTGCGGGTTCCGACGGCCGACGAGGCCGAGCGCGAACAGTCCGGGGACCTCGTGGCGCTGCGCGCCCTGACCGGCGGGTCACGGAGCCGGCTGCCCTTCGCCGCCCCAGAGTTCGTCGGCCAGGCTCCCATTGCGCAGATCCCCAGCCCCCAGACGTCAAGCAGCCAGACCCGCGGAATGGTCTACAACTACATCGAGGGCAGGCCTGCCACTCTGGCAAGCCTCGACGACAGTATCGAACTGGCCGAGTCATTCGGCCGCGCGATCGCCTCTATCCATTCGCTTCCGACCTCCGTCGTCACCGATGCCGGGCTGCCTGTCTTCAGCGCCACGGAATCGGCCCGGGTCGCGCGAACCTCGAAAGACCGCGCGACCGCGACCGGCAAGGTGCCCACCGAACTGCTCACGCGATGGTCGCTCGCCCTCGAAGACAGCGCCCTGTGGCAGTTCCAGCCCACCGTCATCCACGGCTCGCTCGGCCCGGAATCGTTCCTCATCGCCGGCGACAGGGTCACGGGCATCCTCGACTGGTCGAATTTCAAGGTCGGCGACCCGGCCAGTGATCTCTACTGGCTGAGCTCGGTCTCGCGTGAGGAGTCGGCCACACGGGTGTTCTCGGGCTACAACGTCGCCCGCTCAGGGCCGGTCGACCGCCAGTTGCGAAAGCGGGCCAGGCTCTACGCCGAGCTCGAGATCGCGAAGTGGCTCGTGCACGGCTACGACCTCAGGGACTCCTTGATCGTCGACGACGCGGTGGGCATGCTCGCCGGTCTCGCCACCACGGCCCAGTCCGACCTGCTGAACCCCCTGTCGACAGACACCGGGCGGGTCATGGCCGTCGACGAGGTCGAAGAGATGCTGGCGCGCACACCGCGCTCCGAAACGGTCACGGCTCGTGACCACGCGAACGCAGCTCGCATCTCGGAAGACGACTGA
- the nudC gene encoding NAD(+) diphosphatase: MIGQPLHTTFLSSLPLSRFEIDRDHEFRSTPQLFDTLWADEATRVAVFWNGLALLGDGTAGHPELAFMPAASIAAVGGAGVAGSAGVEVAVYLGRSLATDVTEPVGTRLVALSLSDDAARALEPDESRWVNLRTVASGLTDRDAGAFTEALGIINWHNSHTHCPRCGAGTVPEMGGWVRRCPVQDIEIFPRTDPAVIVGIVDEHDRILLGSNALWEINRYSLLAGFVEPGESLEAAAIREVFEESGVRILTPEYLGSQPWPFPASLMCGFLARVDPASSTDPLVPDGEEILDVRWFSREDLADPAQTAILPGSSSIARAIIEHWYGGPIPGRDW, encoded by the coding sequence ATGATTGGTCAACCCTTGCATACGACTTTTCTCTCTTCGCTGCCGCTCTCCCGATTCGAGATCGACCGTGATCACGAGTTTCGCAGCACGCCGCAGCTGTTCGACACGCTCTGGGCAGACGAGGCGACGCGGGTTGCGGTGTTCTGGAACGGGCTGGCGCTTCTGGGCGATGGCACTGCCGGGCATCCGGAGCTCGCCTTCATGCCTGCCGCGAGCATCGCCGCAGTCGGAGGGGCAGGGGTGGCCGGTTCCGCTGGGGTGGAGGTGGCGGTGTACCTCGGGCGTTCGCTCGCCACCGATGTCACCGAGCCGGTCGGAACGAGGCTCGTCGCCCTGTCGCTCTCTGACGACGCAGCGCGCGCACTGGAGCCGGACGAAAGCCGGTGGGTGAACCTGCGAACAGTCGCCTCGGGGCTGACCGACCGTGACGCCGGTGCCTTCACCGAGGCGCTCGGCATCATCAACTGGCACAACTCCCACACCCACTGCCCACGCTGCGGAGCAGGGACCGTACCCGAGATGGGCGGCTGGGTGAGGCGATGTCCCGTGCAGGACATCGAGATCTTCCCGCGAACCGACCCGGCGGTGATCGTCGGGATCGTCGACGAGCACGACCGCATCCTGCTGGGGTCGAACGCCCTGTGGGAGATCAACCGGTACTCGCTGCTCGCCGGTTTCGTCGAGCCGGGTGAATCGCTTGAGGCCGCGGCGATTCGCGAGGTGTTCGAGGAGTCCGGCGTTCGCATTCTGACGCCTGAGTACCTCGGTTCGCAGCCGTGGCCGTTTCCGGCATCGTTGATGTGCGGGTTTCTCGCCCGCGTCGACCCTGCGTCGTCGACCGATCCGCTGGTTCCCGACGGTGAAGAGATCCTGGATGTCCGCTGGTTCAGTCGCGAAGACCTGGCCGATCCTGCCCAGACGGCGATCCTGCCCGGCTCCTCCTCGATTGCCCGTGCGATCATCGAGCACTGGTACGGCGGCCCCATTCCCGGGCGGGATTGGTGA
- a CDS encoding ATP-dependent helicase, with translation MNERSEPATGAEALLSGLDSEQRVVASTLLGPVCVLAGAGTGKTRAITHRIAYGVATGVFPPSKLMALTFTARSAAELRSRLRSLGAGGVSARTFHSAALAQLNFFWPQVIGGDVPRLLEGKGRLLGQVAENLKLRVDTATLRDLAAEIEWRKISNLSLDAYGLAARTSRAQPGSLSVEQVIDLQREYEKVKDDRRQLDFEDVLLATAGMIESEPSVAMQVREQYRFFVVDEYQDVSPLQHHLLSLWLGDRRDLCVVGDASQTIYSFAGANSDFLLSFGRSYPNAKMVRLERNYRSTPAVVDTANRLMRGRTGALSLRSAGGGARGGAASEARAGEIGAQAGDARARVASRGAEPTITAYASDAAEARGVAATIARLIVDGTRPEDIAVLYRINAQAAALEGALAEAGVTYQIRGSQRFFDLPEVKQAIMSLRAASVSISGEPLFKSVSDVLRSLGWSQSPPEARGAVRDRWESLNAIMGLAEQQPARTSFRAFTDELLERQAGQHEPTIAAVTLATLHSAKGLEWGSVFILGLSEGLVPISYATTLDLVDEERRLLYVGVTRARRLLALSWAQTGASRSQVRQPSRFLAELGTRTPDAPPLRSR, from the coding sequence CTGAACGAGCGGAGTGAACCGGCAACCGGTGCCGAGGCGCTGTTGTCGGGTCTCGACTCAGAGCAACGAGTCGTCGCCAGCACCCTTCTCGGACCGGTCTGCGTTCTTGCCGGGGCTGGTACAGGTAAGACCCGCGCAATCACCCACCGCATTGCCTACGGCGTTGCAACCGGTGTCTTCCCGCCGAGCAAGCTGATGGCCCTCACCTTCACGGCCCGCTCGGCGGCTGAACTCCGTTCGCGCCTCCGGTCCCTGGGCGCTGGCGGAGTCTCTGCACGCACCTTCCACTCGGCCGCGCTCGCACAGCTGAACTTCTTCTGGCCCCAGGTGATCGGCGGCGACGTGCCGCGGCTGCTCGAGGGCAAGGGCCGCCTGCTCGGGCAGGTCGCTGAGAACCTCAAGCTGAGGGTCGACACCGCGACGCTCCGTGACCTCGCCGCAGAAATCGAGTGGCGCAAGATCTCGAACCTGTCGCTCGACGCCTATGGCCTCGCTGCGCGAACCAGCAGGGCGCAGCCCGGCTCCCTGAGCGTCGAACAGGTCATCGACCTCCAGCGCGAATACGAGAAGGTGAAAGACGACCGTCGGCAGCTCGATTTCGAAGACGTGCTGCTGGCTACTGCAGGGATGATCGAATCCGAGCCATCGGTCGCCATGCAGGTTCGCGAGCAGTACCGGTTCTTTGTCGTCGACGAGTACCAGGACGTCTCGCCCCTGCAGCACCATCTGCTCTCGCTCTGGCTCGGTGACCGCCGTGACCTCTGTGTCGTCGGCGATGCGAGTCAGACGATCTATTCCTTCGCAGGTGCCAACTCGGACTTCCTGCTGTCGTTCGGTCGGTCGTACCCCAATGCGAAGATGGTTCGGCTCGAGCGCAACTATCGCTCGACACCCGCTGTCGTCGACACGGCGAACCGTCTGATGCGCGGGCGCACCGGTGCGCTGAGTCTTCGATCCGCGGGAGGCGGCGCACGGGGAGGCGCTGCGAGTGAAGCCCGTGCTGGTGAAATCGGTGCGCAGGCAGGCGATGCCCGGGCGAGAGTCGCCTCCCGGGGCGCAGAACCGACGATCACGGCGTACGCCTCCGACGCCGCAGAGGCGCGTGGGGTCGCTGCCACGATTGCACGACTGATCGTCGACGGCACAAGACCCGAAGACATCGCGGTGTTGTATCGGATCAACGCCCAGGCTGCCGCGCTCGAAGGCGCCCTCGCTGAAGCGGGCGTGACGTACCAGATCAGGGGATCGCAGCGCTTCTTCGACCTGCCAGAGGTCAAGCAGGCCATCATGAGCCTGCGGGCGGCGTCGGTGTCCATCTCGGGCGAGCCACTGTTCAAGTCGGTGAGTGACGTACTCCGTTCGCTCGGCTGGTCGCAGAGTCCGCCCGAAGCCCGGGGAGCGGTTCGCGATCGCTGGGAATCCCTCAATGCCATCATGGGCCTTGCCGAACAGCAGCCGGCGCGTACCTCATTCCGCGCCTTCACCGATGAGCTGCTCGAGCGCCAGGCCGGCCAGCATGAGCCCACCATCGCCGCCGTGACGCTGGCGACCCTGCACTCGGCCAAGGGGCTCGAATGGGGGAGCGTGTTCATCCTCGGCCTGAGCGAAGGGCTCGTGCCGATCAGCTACGCCACTACTCTCGATCTGGTCGATGAAGAGCGACGACTGCTCTACGTGGGGGTGACGCGCGCGCGCCGACTTCTGGCGTTGTCGTGGGCCCAGACGGGTGCCAGTCGCTCCCAAGTGCGACAACCATCGCGCTTTCTGGCAGAGCTTGGCACGCGCACTCCGGATGCACCTCCGCTTCGCTCTCGGTGA